CATCGAAGGGTGCAATACGAATTCGTTTAATTGTATCAACACTATCTTCATATTCCTCGCCAAATTCGTCAACAAGTAACTTCATATACGATCGGAATTCAGAAACGCTCATCTTGTTGTGTCTGGCATCATAATGACGAGAAATGAGATTGTACACACTTCTTTTAGCTGTTATCACAAACCTCCCTTTCAGCCATCTAATTATGAGGCGGGAATCTCCAGGTAGATCTTCAGTCTCGCCTGTTCCAGGGTTATCCCATTCATCATCGTCCCACGTACAACGAGGGAAATACCCGTAAGGAGGAATCTCAACAACTTCTTCTCTTACATTATCGTCATCATAAAGCCCACTGCGCTCTAACTCACACGTTTCAACATAAAAATACGAATGGCTTGGATGGCCTTTAAATGACTCGAATCGCAGAAATTTGGGTTTCACAATGTCCGCGACTCGATCATCGGTTGCGAGCTCTATGCAGCCGTCCTCTCGAGAAAGCCTGGCAGTTTCGAGATCCAATCCGCCACCTGTCGGATAGAACATGTGATTGAGGTTAGGTCCACAGAATTCTCTAAGGACTTTTGCAATATCGCTTGAACTCCTCCACTCAGCGTTTTCTGGTACGGCAGTGCCAAAGAACACTTCTTGCCGCCGTCTCCACTCAACCAAGTTTTTCTGATGAAACTCATTGCTCATATTTGTACTACCTCGAATATTTGAGAGATTTTGCCTGCTGATTTCGCGCTATTTTTTTGAATCGCTACTTAGCGCAATACTGAACTTGCGAAAATAACAAGTGTGCTTCTGTAAATCAAGAGTGAAAAAAGTTGCGCATCATCCTCTACTCCCTCTCCCCCATCACACAAATCGCTGACACCGGGAGCATTTGTTTGTACTCGGTGCGGATGTTGGTGAAGCCTGCTTCTTTTAAGTAGTTTGCGTATTTCTCAGCGGTGGCTTTGGCGTCTTGGTTGGTGGCGCCTTTGTGTCGGGGTTGATCGGTTAGGGCGATCATGCCGCCGGGGTTCAAGCGCGCGCGCAGGATTATCAAGGCCGCGACTTTGTGGTCCCAGAACTTGAAGCAGTTGGTGTCGACGATTTTGTCGAACTGGCCCGCTTCCGGCGGCAGCTCGTGCGCGGGGCCGAGATAGAGTTTCACGCGGCCTGCGGCGATGGCTTGGCGGTTGCGCTTGCCGGCGACTTTGTACATGACATCGGAATAGTCGATGCCGACGATTTGTCCTGCGGTGACTTGTTTGCTCATCTTCTCAATCGTCAAGCCGGACCCGTAGCCGGTTTCGAGGACGCGGTCGGTCGGTTGCAGATTTAACAGACTGATCGTCCACTCGCCGCGCTCGATGTTGGACGGACGATTGGCGAGAATGTAGCCGACGATGCGACCGAGGAAGCCCGAGGGTTTGCCGAATTGTTTGAAGATGAGAGTTTGTAGGGACACGGTGTTTAAAATAGAAAATAGCAAATAGAAAATAGAAAATCGGAGAATCAGATTCCGGCGGGACGGGGACATCCTGCTCGGCGGCTGTGGCTCTCAGATTCCGGCGGGGAACCGCTGCGTGCTTGTTAAGCACTTCGCTAAATCCCCGCTCGGCGAAATTACTTGTGCGAACATTTGTTCACGGATTTCAATCCTTGAATTGCTCAAGGGTTTCGGAAGCCCCCCTTAGTCCCCCCCATTCGCGCAGACGCGAATGGGGGGAGATGGGAGAGGTCTTTCACTGCGTTTCCTTACAAAGACAGGCAGGATGACGACGCGTTTTAAATTATCGCTCTGTCATCCGTGGGCGGATTGCCATCCGCCCCTACTTCTTCTGATCGTCTACGACTTCGTAGTCGGCGGTTTCGGTTTTGCCTTCTGTGGTGTCGTCGGACGTGGCCTCGCTTGAGGGTTCACCTTGCGGTGCGCCTTGTTGGGCGTCCTGATAGAGTGACGGAGCGATTTGCTGCCAGACGCTATTCAGGTCTTCGGTCGCGCTCTTGATTTCGGAGACACTTGAACCTTTCAACGCTTCTTTCACGCGGCCGACTGCGGCTTCGAGTTTGGCCTTGTTGTCCGCGCCGAGTTTCTCTTCGAGTTCCTTCATCTGACGCTCGGTCTGGAAGACCAGAGCATCCGCGCCGTTTCTGATATCAACTTCCTCGCGGCGCTGCTTGTCTTCGTCGGCATGAGCTTTCGCGTCGGACTTCATGCGCTCGATTTCTTCTTTGGACAGACCGCTCGAGTGCGTGATTTTGATCGACTGCTCTTTACCCGTACCCTTGTCTTTCGCGCTGACGTGCATAATTCCGTTGGCGTCGATGTCGAAGGTCACTTCAATCTGCGGGACGCCGCGCGGCGCGGGCGGAATTCCGTCGAGGTTGAACCTGCCGATGGTTTTGTTGTCCATCGCCATCGGACGCTCGCCTTGCAAGACGTGAATTTCGACCGAGGGTTGACTGTCGCTGGCCGTGGAGAAGATCTCCGTACGACGTGTGGGAATCGTGGTGTTCGATTCGATCAAGTGTGTCATCACGCCGCCCATCGTTTCGATACCGAGCGACAGCGGGGTTACGTCGAGCAGGAGCACGTCTTTGACGTCGCCCGCCAAGATTCCGCCTTGGATTGCGGCACCGACGGCCACGACTTCATCGGGGTTGACCCCGCGGTGCGGGTCTTTGCCGAAGAACTCTTTGACGACTTCGATGATGCGCGGCATGCGGGTCGAACCGCCGACCAAAATCACTTCATCGATGTCAGAAGGTCTCATCCCCGCATCCTGCAGAGCTTTTTTCGTCGGCGTGATGCTGCGCTGCACGAGATCTTCGGTCAGCTCTTGGAATTTCGCGCGCGTAACGACGATGTCCAAGTGCTTGGGTCCGTCGGCAGTCGCGGTGATGAACGGCAAATTGACTTGCGTCTGCGACGAACCCGAAAGTTCGATCTTGGCTTTCTCGGCAGCTTCTTTCAGACGCTGCAGCGCCATCGGGTCTTTGCGCAGGTCGATACCTTCGCTCTTCTTGAACTCTTCGGCAAGGTAATCGATCAAACGCTGATCCCAATCGTCGCCGCCCAAGTGCGTGTCACCGTTGGTGGACTTCACTTCGAAGACGCCGTCGCCGAGTTCCAAAATCGAGATATCGAACGTACCGCCGCCCAAGTCATAGACCGCAATTTTTTCGTCCTTGTGATCTTTGTCAAGACCGTAAGCCAACGCAGCCGCGGTCGGCTCGTTGATGATGCGCACGACTTCGAGACCCGCGACATCGCCGGCATCTTTCGTAGCCTGACGCTGCGCGTCGTTGAAGTACGCGGGCACGGTGATGACGGCCTTGTGGACCTTTTCGCCCAAATAATCCTCGGCGGTCTGCTTCATCTTTTGCAGAATCATCGCGGAGATTTCAGCGGGCGTGTATTCCTTGTCTTCTATTTTGACTTTGGCCAGGCCTGTTCCACCGACGAGTTCGTAGGGCACGAGTTTCATTTCGTGCTCGACTTCATCGCGGCGGCGGCCCATGAAGCGCTTGATCGAGTAGATGGTCTTCTTGGGGTTGGTGACGGCCTGACGTTTGGCGGCGGCTCCGACGAGGCGCTCGCCCGTTTTGGAGAAAGCGACCACGGAGGGCGTGGTGCGCGCTCCCTCGCTGTTCGGGATCACCACGGGTTCGCCGCCTTCGATGACGGAGACGCAGGAGTTGGTGGTACCGAGGTCAATTCCAATGATTTTCGACATGATTTTATCCTTCAGATTGGTTGAACATTCAAGTTATCGTTCAACATATATGTAGGCAAGGGTCATACCAGATAGCTAAAATTATGTTTTACAAAAAGAAAGTGGCAGACTCGATTGTAAGTCTGCCACAAATTTCTGCCAATATGTCAGAGACTATTTGTCAATCCGGCGCCACATCTGCCATGCGGGCCGGAGGGTCTCGGCGGAGGTGATTAGTTCAGCTACTCTCAGAGCTGACTCGACTTCAAGAACCGTCGCACCGAGGTTTAGCGCACCTTTGAAGTGCGAGAAGAGCTGCCGGGGAAAACCTTGTACCGCCAAAACGGCAGTCTCCATCAATTCGCGCCAATGGGCTGGAATTCCGGGGCGGGACATCACCAAACCGTAGCCGATCCAGACCGTCCAGCGCGAAAGCTCGGGGCTTATCCCTTCGAGATTGTGGCGGAGTTTCTCGACATTGCCGCGATAAACTTCGGCCTGCAAGGCCCAGCCGCGCTCGAAGGTGCCCATCGGTGGAAGGTCGATCAGCTCGTTTTCGTGAGCGGGCAGCCCGTTGCCATAGACCTCCTGGATCATGAAGGCCGCTTCAAGTGACGATTGAAACCCTGCCAACAAGAAGAGCTGCAACGCCGCTTCACGCAACGCTTCAATCGAGAAGCCGCGCTCTTTATAACGAGCGACGCATTCTTTGGCCAGCGGGTCTTGCGGTTTCAGCCAAAGCACGGAGAGAGCACAAAGCAGGAGTAGCTGCTCCTGCTCGGGGTGTTCATCAAGGAATTGGGTTAGGGGGGAAGGTTCCAATTTATGATCTACAAATTCCGGTGAGATTCCGGCCGGGTTGCGGCAGCCTTAACCCAGCCCGGCAATGAATCGGATTCCGGCGGGGAACCGCGCTGACGCGCTTAATCCCCGCTCGGCAAACTCAGGTGAGCGGAACGGTCTGTTCTACGGCTTGCAAAAGTTCACCGGATTGGACTAACTCGAGGGACTTGGCGATGTCATCGGCCAAATATCGGTCACGTTCTAAGGGCTTGATGTGATTGCGGATGAACGAGCGGGCGGACTCTGATCCTTGGCCGAAATTCAGATCGGGAGATTTTTTCTTACGCATGTCCAGAGCTTGAGCGCCGCACAGCAATTCAATCGCGATGATCTTCTGAACGTTTTTCAATATCTCGGCAGCTTGACGCGCACCGTGAGTGCCCATCGAAACGATGTCTTCCTGATTCTCTGAGGTGGGAATCGTGTCGACCGATGCGGGATGCGCGAGGACTTTGTTTTCGCTGGCGAGCGCGGCGGCCGTGTAGCTTGCCATCATCATTCCGGACTCGATACCGGGCTTGTTAGCAAGATATGGGGGCAATCCAAAATTCAAGTGTCGGTCCATCAATCGCGACACACGTCTTTCTGATAGATTGCCCAACTCTGTCAAGAGAATCTTCATGTAGTCGACCGGAAGACCGACTGGGTCTCCGTGGAAGTTTCCACCGGAAATGACTTGATCATCTGCGGCGAAGACCAACGGATTGTCGGTGACGGAGTTGATTTCGATCTCCAAGCCTGCGCGAACGTGCTTGAGTCCGTCGCGCACTGCCCCGGCGATTTGGGGCGAACAACGCAAGCTGTAGGCATCTTGAATACGAGTCGGATCGCTGTCGGCGCAGGTGCTGCCTTCGAGAAGGTTAAGAACATTTTGCGCGACAGTGCGATGACCTGAATACTTGCGCAAGTTTGCGATCCGGACGTCAAATGCAGTTCGCACACCGCACGCCGCATCCAGATGCATCGCCAGTGCAACATCGTGAAGCTTTAGCAACCGCTCTGCATCCAAGAGCGTTAAGCATGACAGCGCGCACATGAACTGAACGCCGTTGTTGAGGGCGAGTCCCTCTTTGGCCTCAAGGATCAAACGAGGAATGCCCGCGCGGCGCATAGCCTCCGCCCCACTCACGCATTCGCCTCCGAACCACGCTTCGCCGCTTGACTCATCGCTTTCCACATCGGGGTCACGAGTGATCACGGCTGCAAGATGTGACAAAGGTGCGAGATCGCCGCTGGCTCCAAGCGAGCCTTGCGAGGGGACAACGGGAACAACTTTGCGATTGATCAGCTCGAGCAGAGTCTCAATCACAACGGGACGCGCGCCGGAACGACCTTGAGCAAGAGCATTCGCGCGCAAAAGAGTCGCGGCACGAACGACTCTTTCAGGAAAAGGGTCACCCGTGCCGCAGCAATGCGAGATGATCAGGTTTCGCGACACGCGACGCGCGTCGCTGACCGAAAAACGTTCGCTTTTCAGGCTGCCAAAGCCCGTGTTTATTCCATACACGCTGGGTGCATTCGCGCCAGCTTGTTCGAGCCGCGCGATCCACGCGCGGGATTCTTCTATTTGTGGTCTTGCGGAGTCCGCAAGAGTTGCATTCGCGCCATTGCTGACTCGTTCAAGTTGTTCGAGCGTCAGCGAAAGACCGTCAATCGAGATTGCCACAGGAACTTACCGCGTCACTCTCTTTTTTTCGACCATCAGCGGCTGCCACCCTTGTTCGGTGCGCACCACGTTTGTCGTTGCGGCCATGGTCGCCGATTCAACAATCGAAACATTTTCGATTTGCGGCTGGGCAATCACACCGATCAGCGGAACTTTGCGCGGATTGGCGCCACCGGTCTGCGGGACTTTTTCATTGAGTTGAGCCTGCCTGCGCTGGCGGGCGGAAGCTCGCTCCCGCGCACCGACTGGATCAATGCCGTGGGTTTGGCGCAGTTTATCGAGTTTGGCGCTAATTGCCTTGCGAGTCACGCCGAAACGATCGGCGAGTTCGGCCATGGGAACTTTGCCGTAGTTTTCCAGCAGGTATTTCTCTTCTGAAGGGGTCCACTTCTTAGCCATTGCGAAACAGTCCTATGTAAGATATAAGTTTGTTGTGGGGATTAGCGCATTAACAACATGCGCTTAGTTTGAACGAATTCCCGGGTGACCAAACGATAGAAGTAAATGCCACTTGGAATGGAAACACCGGCACTGCTCTTTCCGTCCCAATGAATGCTGTAGCGGCCCGCATC
This region of Calditrichota bacterium genomic DNA includes:
- a CDS encoding methyltransferase domain-containing protein, which produces MSPSRRNLILRFSIFYLLFSILNTVSLQTLIFKQFGKPSGFLGRIVGYILANRPSNIERGEWTISLLNLQPTDRVLETGYGSGLTIEKMSKQVTAGQIVGIDYSDVMYKVAGKRNRQAIAAGRVKLYLGPAHELPPEAGQFDKIVDTNCFKFWDHKVAALIILRARLNPGGMIALTDQPRHKGATNQDAKATAEKYANYLKEAGFTNIRTEYKQMLPVSAICVMGERE
- the dnaK gene encoding molecular chaperone DnaK, whose product is MSKIIGIDLGTTNSCVSVIEGGEPVVIPNSEGARTTPSVVAFSKTGERLVGAAAKRQAVTNPKKTIYSIKRFMGRRRDEVEHEMKLVPYELVGGTGLAKVKIEDKEYTPAEISAMILQKMKQTAEDYLGEKVHKAVITVPAYFNDAQRQATKDAGDVAGLEVVRIINEPTAAALAYGLDKDHKDEKIAVYDLGGGTFDISILELGDGVFEVKSTNGDTHLGGDDWDQRLIDYLAEEFKKSEGIDLRKDPMALQRLKEAAEKAKIELSGSSQTQVNLPFITATADGPKHLDIVVTRAKFQELTEDLVQRSITPTKKALQDAGMRPSDIDEVILVGGSTRMPRIIEVVKEFFGKDPHRGVNPDEVVAVGAAIQGGILAGDVKDVLLLDVTPLSLGIETMGGVMTHLIESNTTIPTRRTEIFSTASDSQPSVEIHVLQGERPMAMDNKTIGRFNLDGIPPAPRGVPQIEVTFDIDANGIMHVSAKDKGTGKEQSIKITHSSGLSKEEIERMKSDAKAHADEDKQRREEVDIRNGADALVFQTERQMKELEEKLGADNKAKLEAAVGRVKEALKGSSVSEIKSATEDLNSVWQQIAPSLYQDAQQGAPQGEPSSEATSDDTTEGKTETADYEVVDDQKK
- a CDS encoding carboxymuconolactone decarboxylase family protein, with product MEPSPLTQFLDEHPEQEQLLLLCALSVLWLKPQDPLAKECVARYKERGFSIEALREAALQLFLLAGFQSSLEAAFMIQEVYGNGLPAHENELIDLPPMGTFERGWALQAEVYRGNVEKLRHNLEGISPELSRWTVWIGYGLVMSRPGIPAHWRELMETAVLAVQGFPRQLFSHFKGALNLGATVLEVESALRVAELITSAETLRPAWQMWRRIDK
- the hutH gene encoding histidine ammonia-lyase — protein: MAISIDGLSLTLEQLERVSNGANATLADSARPQIEESRAWIARLEQAGANAPSVYGINTGFGSLKSERFSVSDARRVSRNLIISHCCGTGDPFPERVVRAATLLRANALAQGRSGARPVVIETLLELINRKVVPVVPSQGSLGASGDLAPLSHLAAVITRDPDVESDESSGEAWFGGECVSGAEAMRRAGIPRLILEAKEGLALNNGVQFMCALSCLTLLDAERLLKLHDVALAMHLDAACGVRTAFDVRIANLRKYSGHRTVAQNVLNLLEGSTCADSDPTRIQDAYSLRCSPQIAGAVRDGLKHVRAGLEIEINSVTDNPLVFAADDQVISGGNFHGDPVGLPVDYMKILLTELGNLSERRVSRLMDRHLNFGLPPYLANKPGIESGMMMASYTAAALASENKVLAHPASVDTIPTSENQEDIVSMGTHGARQAAEILKNVQKIIAIELLCGAQALDMRKKKSPDLNFGQGSESARSFIRNHIKPLERDRYLADDIAKSLELVQSGELLQAVEQTVPLT
- a CDS encoding HTH domain-containing protein codes for the protein MAKKWTPSEEKYLLENYGKVPMAELADRFGVTRKAISAKLDKLRQTHGIDPVGARERASARQRRQAQLNEKVPQTGGANPRKVPLIGVIAQPQIENVSIVESATMAATTNVVRTEQGWQPLMVEKKRVTR